A stretch of Candidatus Izemoplasmatales bacterium DNA encodes these proteins:
- a CDS encoding pullulanase-associated domain-containing protein, giving the protein MKKSLLLLFFAVTALLGFAMSTKNLNVDAAAAGQVVFHYQKWDGVYTNVGLWVWGTGTGGTADGVEKAGEDDFGAYFEITIGDDATSMGALPISDEFSDATNRWNHKDTMDGPDENTDKDDLAIDVTAAAAGATMHVYFFSGSRSVFVASEEYISVFVTYFTTSEVYEENLGVHAWEGWYTDEALGAWATWGTPTEIFTGEFRTPEGKLGKVGMMQALPTAAAAKFLVYAGGDANKKTADVVLDIDALEGGDVTAVYVATETFVGLDKATLYAESSFAFKFTPYSFIDGKLDGTFALTKSIVQVKFSAEISSSYDDLTKPIVTEYQEYEIIGYNYVPTGEGGITIDDTVYDPYVATEIPAGMARVVFHYQKWDSDYSDVGMWAWNTGTNGTSNGITKTGVDDFGAVIEVNVGTDATSMGFIPIADEMGTDNRWNHKDSLNGADLAYDLTGIAAGEVRHVYFFSGATSASLFVADSTKSNFLVVYLNQTNTYEADLGIHNWNMDVNASGWGTPLPMIDAFITPDGVPGKAILLTDAAPTDGGIIVHSGDTKYSGNDNIEGAVLTDVAAGEVVVIYAGISGATAGTFGYTTNHDDFVMELMVPTDKVPVYGYVDYERTTYEKAYYDLAAMFTLLKDDVAVEDAIDSVSFSHDLLAISELAIEFAIEFEAGHEYKLVFDNGAEGLDNRSAEIVIVTDEAGPVITILTSEADLTFVAGTEWSTDYWPVIRAIDDRDGNVNDRIYVKPTEGIVNMNKAGVYPITVTAYDNWGNESQATFNITIQAPETGCAANNASIGLLGLFGVAFFFARRREWF; this is encoded by the coding sequence ATGAAGAAAAGTCTGTTGCTTCTGTTTTTCGCTGTCACGGCCTTGCTTGGCTTCGCGATGTCGACGAAGAACCTCAACGTCGACGCTGCCGCAGCCGGACAAGTCGTCTTCCACTATCAGAAGTGGGACGGCGTCTATACCAATGTCGGCCTTTGGGTTTGGGGCACCGGCACCGGCGGAACCGCCGATGGCGTTGAAAAAGCCGGAGAAGACGATTTCGGAGCGTACTTCGAAATCACCATCGGCGACGACGCGACCAGCATGGGCGCGCTTCCCATCTCCGACGAGTTCAGCGATGCGACCAACCGCTGGAACCACAAGGACACGATGGACGGACCCGACGAGAACACCGACAAGGACGACCTCGCGATCGATGTGACCGCGGCCGCCGCCGGCGCCACGATGCACGTCTACTTCTTCAGCGGCTCGAGAAGCGTCTTCGTCGCCAGCGAAGAGTACATCAGCGTGTTCGTGACCTATTTCACGACCTCGGAAGTCTACGAAGAGAACCTTGGCGTCCATGCCTGGGAAGGCTGGTATACCGACGAGGCTCTCGGAGCCTGGGCTACCTGGGGCACCCCGACGGAGATCTTCACCGGTGAATTCAGGACTCCCGAAGGCAAGCTCGGCAAAGTCGGCATGATGCAGGCTTTGCCCACCGCCGCGGCGGCCAAGTTCCTGGTCTATGCAGGCGGAGACGCCAACAAGAAGACGGCCGACGTCGTTCTCGACATCGACGCCCTCGAAGGCGGAGACGTCACCGCAGTCTATGTCGCGACCGAAACGTTCGTCGGGCTCGACAAGGCGACGCTGTACGCCGAATCGTCCTTCGCCTTCAAATTCACCCCCTACAGCTTCATCGACGGCAAGCTCGATGGAACCTTCGCGCTCACCAAGAGCATCGTCCAGGTCAAGTTCTCGGCCGAAATCTCCTCGTCCTACGACGATCTAACGAAGCCGATCGTGACCGAGTATCAGGAATATGAGATCATTGGTTACAACTACGTTCCGACCGGTGAAGGCGGAATCACGATCGATGACACCGTCTACGATCCGTACGTCGCCACAGAAATTCCGGCCGGCATGGCTCGCGTGGTCTTCCACTATCAGAAGTGGGACAGTGATTATTCGGATGTCGGAATGTGGGCATGGAACACCGGGACGAACGGCACATCCAACGGCATTACCAAGACCGGCGTTGACGATTTCGGCGCCGTGATTGAAGTTAATGTGGGTACTGATGCAACGTCCATGGGATTCATTCCGATCGCTGATGAAATGGGGACCGACAACCGTTGGAACCACAAGGATTCGTTGAATGGTGCCGACCTTGCTTACGATTTGACCGGCATCGCCGCGGGGGAAGTTCGTCACGTTTACTTCTTCAGCGGCGCCACATCCGCTTCGCTGTTCGTTGCGGATTCCACGAAGTCGAATTTCCTCGTCGTATACCTCAACCAGACCAATACGTATGAAGCCGATCTCGGCATCCACAACTGGAACATGGACGTCAACGCCAGCGGCTGGGGAACCCCGCTTCCGATGATTGACGCGTTCATTACGCCTGATGGAGTCCCGGGCAAGGCCATCCTTCTCACCGACGCCGCTCCGACGGACGGCGGCATCATCGTCCACTCCGGCGACACCAAGTATTCCGGCAACGACAACATCGAAGGCGCGGTCCTGACCGACGTCGCCGCCGGTGAAGTCGTCGTCATCTACGCCGGCATCTCCGGAGCCACCGCCGGAACGTTCGGCTACACCACCAATCATGACGATTTCGTCATGGAACTGATGGTCCCGACGGACAAGGTCCCGGTCTACGGATACGTCGACTACGAGAGAACCACCTATGAGAAGGCGTACTACGACCTCGCCGCGATGTTCACCCTCCTGAAGGACGACGTCGCCGTCGAGGATGCGATCGACAGCGTCAGCTTCAGCCACGACCTTCTCGCGATCAGCGAGCTCGCCATCGAATTCGCCATCGAGTTCGAAGCCGGACACGAGTACAAGCTGGTGTTCGACAACGGCGCCGAAGGCCTTGACAATCGTTCTGCCGAAATCGTCATCGTCACCGACGAAGCCGGCCCGGTCATCACGATCCTCACCTCCGAAGCGGACCTCACGTTCGTCGCCGGAACCGAATGGAGCACCGACTACTGGCCGGTCATCCGCGCCATCGACGACCGCGACGGAAACGTCAACGACCGCATCTACGTGAAGCCCACGGAAGGCATCGTCAACATGAACAAAGCCGGTGTCTATCCGATCACCGTCACCGCTTACGACAACTGGGGCAACGAATCCCAGGCCACGTTCAACATCACCATTCAGGCACCGGAAACCGGCTGCGCCGCGAACAACGCGAGCATCGGACTCCTCGGCCTCTTCGGCGTCGCGTTCTTCTTCGCTCGCCGAAGAGAATGGTTCTGA
- a CDS encoding RDD family protein: MNNSYERRIRAFSIDLSMATVLLFLLIGIASVIEGVDDGLKIGVAAAIAYFGTLVVPIFFSRGQSFGKRTQKIKVVSVRTGEAAPLAMGILRELFKAAFLIVTVGFYIVVCGIMASSRKDGRVIHDLIFGTRVVCLTRYVSDRDGTYIEQTPAMKKRMEGSSHD; the protein is encoded by the coding sequence ATGAACAACTCGTATGAACGCCGGATCCGCGCCTTCTCGATCGATCTCTCGATGGCGACGGTCCTGCTGTTCCTGCTGATCGGGATCGCCTCCGTGATCGAGGGCGTCGACGACGGCCTCAAGATCGGCGTCGCCGCCGCGATCGCCTATTTCGGCACCCTCGTGGTTCCGATCTTCTTCTCCCGCGGGCAGTCGTTCGGAAAAAGGACGCAGAAGATCAAGGTCGTGTCGGTCCGGACGGGCGAAGCCGCGCCGCTCGCGATGGGGATCCTGCGCGAACTCTTCAAGGCCGCGTTCCTGATCGTCACGGTCGGCTTCTACATCGTCGTCTGCGGCATCATGGCTTCTTCGCGCAAGGACGGCCGCGTGATCCACGACCTGATCTTCGGCACCCGCGTCGTCTGCCTCACCCGCTACGTCAGCGACCGCGACGGAACCTACATCGAACAGACGCCCGCGATGAAGAAGCGAATGGAGGGAAGCTCCCATGACTAG
- a CDS encoding alpha-amylase family glycosyl hydrolase: MTRKPIAVFALLLVAFGILSCKASDPDLAAVNPEAGVYYEIFVRSFADSDGDGVGDFNGIAAKIDYLKDLGIKGIWLMPIHPSPSYHGYDVTDYYAVNPDYGTMADFENLVAVADAAGIRVMLDMVFNHTSDQHPWFLAAQEGDEKYLDYYVTVPKSTDTSRIFGSWNQNIWHSTDSFKYCGYFSNTMPDLNFYSDAVKTEILDISKFWIDKGVKGFRLDAVHHYYGVNEYLGKTYDFYDNIVYLNDYSEAIDAYADDIRIIGEAYIESDYQVPATYFYGIDAPINFPLAAKIRSAAQKTKNYNYAENLEVWYDYYRDLKSDFIDSPFVVNHDMDRFASQTLGNTAMMKLAAEMLLVLPGDPVIYYGEELGMFGVKASGPDIWDETRRMPFVWGDASQTDWIISANSTLAAMETANAAVATAEEQLADPDSILSTYRAILAVRNANMALAYGNAFTAWEDSTPSLSGFYREYAYGDLTQRVLVLHNFDDEAVAIPAVDGTVLYLSGFDPSGTFTEIPARSTLIIDVTPGVD; the protein is encoded by the coding sequence ATGACTAGAAAGCCGATCGCCGTCTTCGCCCTCCTGCTCGTCGCGTTCGGGATTCTGTCGTGCAAGGCCTCCGATCCCGACCTCGCGGCGGTCAATCCCGAGGCCGGCGTGTATTACGAGATCTTCGTCCGCAGCTTCGCCGATTCCGACGGCGACGGCGTCGGCGACTTCAACGGCATCGCCGCGAAGATCGACTACCTCAAGGATCTCGGCATCAAGGGGATCTGGCTCATGCCGATCCATCCCTCGCCTTCCTATCACGGCTACGACGTGACCGACTACTACGCCGTCAATCCCGACTACGGCACGATGGCCGACTTCGAGAATCTCGTCGCCGTCGCCGACGCGGCGGGCATCCGCGTGATGCTCGACATGGTGTTCAATCACACCTCCGACCAGCACCCGTGGTTCCTCGCGGCGCAGGAAGGCGACGAAAAGTACCTCGACTACTACGTCACCGTTCCGAAATCGACCGACACCTCGCGGATCTTCGGCAGCTGGAACCAGAACATCTGGCATTCGACGGACTCCTTCAAATACTGCGGGTACTTCTCCAACACGATGCCGGACCTGAACTTCTACAGCGATGCCGTCAAGACGGAGATCCTCGACATCTCGAAGTTCTGGATCGACAAGGGCGTGAAGGGGTTCCGGCTCGACGCGGTGCACCACTATTACGGCGTGAACGAGTATCTCGGGAAGACCTACGACTTCTACGACAACATCGTCTATCTCAACGACTATTCGGAGGCGATCGACGCGTATGCGGACGACATCCGGATCATCGGCGAAGCCTACATCGAATCCGACTATCAGGTTCCCGCGACCTACTTCTATGGGATCGACGCGCCGATCAACTTCCCGCTGGCGGCGAAGATCAGGAGCGCCGCCCAGAAGACCAAGAACTACAACTACGCCGAGAACCTCGAGGTCTGGTACGACTACTACCGCGACCTCAAGTCCGACTTCATCGATTCGCCCTTCGTCGTGAACCACGACATGGACCGCTTCGCCTCGCAGACGCTCGGGAACACGGCGATGATGAAGCTCGCCGCCGAAATGCTCCTCGTCCTACCGGGCGACCCCGTCATCTATTACGGCGAGGAACTCGGGATGTTCGGCGTCAAGGCGTCGGGTCCCGACATCTGGGACGAGACGCGGCGGATGCCGTTCGTCTGGGGCGACGCGTCCCAGACCGACTGGATCATCTCCGCCAACTCGACGCTTGCGGCGATGGAGACGGCGAACGCCGCGGTCGCGACGGCGGAGGAACAGCTCGCCGACCCGGATTCGATTCTGTCGACCTACAGGGCGATCCTGGCGGTCCGAAACGCCAACATGGCGCTCGCCTACGGCAACGCCTTCACCGCCTGGGAGGATTCGACGCCCTCGCTGTCCGGATTCTACCGCGAATACGCCTATGGCGACCTGACCCAGCGCGTCCTCGTCCTTCACAACTTCGACGACGAGGCGGTCGCGATCCCGGCCGTCGACGGCACCGTGCTCTACCTGAGCGGTTTTGACCCGAGCGGCACGTTCACCGAGATCCCGGCCCGCTCCACCCTCATCATCGACGTCACCCCGGGGGTCGACTGA
- a CDS encoding extracellular solute-binding protein: MKKILSVFLTLIVLFTLTACGTELPDNIIDFSESQTQPTTITVWLDDTDGVFAAEVIPAFNEVYPDIIVKFQHKGALDSRNDLKTYGLVEGLGADVFMFPHDHLSLAMLENLVYTLPDSLLESLKTTVQPIALNIATAGTLGTTDEALYAVPISIESIFMMYNKEMISAEQVAALDTWPELIAYAEQYAIDNPGKQLLTTNSHWADNYYLQTVYSAFGWRPHGVDGIDGTQVGFESDALLAALTWLTTELKPVVTGNDAYNSASTTLFEQGVAAMMIAGPWSIRSMQDAIGAENLGAAVLPTFEGVEGATHTPSTFAGSQMVAVYKNSSNREAAIKFVEFLASETAQEILYTTSNDLPALIDVTGIAGIADDPFMQVMIAQLQTSIPMPTIAEVTYYWAAAQTMVVNIWDTNADIATEQIKAEASYLASKALGSK; encoded by the coding sequence ATGAAAAAAATTCTAAGCGTGTTTCTGACCCTCATCGTCCTCTTCACCCTCACCGCCTGCGGTACGGAACTTCCTGACAACATCATCGACTTCTCCGAAAGCCAGACCCAGCCGACCACGATCACGGTGTGGCTCGACGACACCGACGGCGTCTTCGCCGCCGAGGTCATCCCGGCCTTCAACGAAGTCTATCCGGACATCATCGTCAAGTTCCAGCACAAGGGCGCCCTCGACTCCCGCAACGACCTCAAGACCTACGGTCTCGTCGAAGGTCTCGGTGCGGACGTGTTCATGTTCCCGCATGACCACCTCTCCCTCGCCATGCTCGAAAACCTCGTCTACACGCTCCCGGATTCGCTCCTCGAGTCGCTGAAGACGACGGTCCAGCCGATCGCCCTCAACATCGCCACCGCCGGCACGCTCGGTACGACCGATGAAGCCCTTTATGCGGTTCCGATCTCGATCGAATCGATCTTCATGATGTACAACAAGGAAATGATTTCCGCCGAACAAGTCGCCGCCCTCGACACCTGGCCCGAACTGATCGCCTATGCCGAACAGTACGCGATCGACAATCCCGGCAAACAGCTGCTCACGACCAACTCGCACTGGGCGGACAACTACTACCTCCAGACGGTCTACTCCGCCTTCGGATGGCGTCCGCACGGCGTTGACGGCATCGACGGCACGCAGGTCGGCTTCGAATCCGACGCCCTCCTTGCCGCCCTGACCTGGCTGACCACCGAACTGAAACCGGTCGTCACCGGCAACGACGCCTACAACTCCGCCTCCACCACCCTCTTCGAACAGGGCGTCGCCGCGATGATGATCGCCGGCCCGTGGTCGATCCGCTCGATGCAGGATGCGATCGGTGCCGAGAATCTCGGCGCCGCCGTCCTCCCGACCTTTGAAGGCGTCGAAGGCGCGACCCATACGCCGAGCACCTTCGCCGGATCGCAGATGGTCGCCGTCTACAAGAACTCCTCGAACCGCGAAGCCGCGATCAAATTCGTCGAATTTCTCGCCAGCGAAACCGCCCAGGAGATCCTCTACACGACCTCGAACGACCTGCCCGCCCTCATCGACGTCACCGGCATCGCCGGCATCGCCGACGACCCGTTCATGCAGGTCATGATCGCGCAGCTCCAGACCTCCATCCCGATGCCGACCATCGCCGAAGTCACCTATTACTGGGCGGCCGCGCAGACCATGGTCGTCAACATCTGGGACACCAACGCCGACATCGCCACCGAGCAGATCAAAGCCGAAGCATCGTATCTCGCATCCAAGGCGCTCGGATCGAAATAA
- a CDS encoding DUF1189 family protein, with protein sequence MLRILANGFTFRRIFSLRSAPFGGFIAYFLFLVLLMSFPLNYQIVRSGGWDLYNFTGGIRADAPEWLPDGLPADIVISSRGMTFTMAETSVFETTNVAGDPLFIVFAPEGGYAASGRALVFEPARIAYCDETGTELFDVGYGSVGETVSFGSLRLMTSEDLALEKFVTMIDEAFSGPAIFKSTVYFTFVTLVLNLILVLVLSAIFLLVRVRYQKVTGFKENVRIVIAAMTIPSLVGFLVGLLGLMEVNAFTVVLFQLLTPLIALMAILRGSNVREVSNKEV encoded by the coding sequence ATGCTTCGGATTCTGGCGAACGGATTCACGTTCAGGCGGATCTTCTCGCTTCGTTCGGCGCCTTTCGGGGGATTCATCGCATATTTCCTGTTCCTCGTCCTCCTGATGAGCTTTCCGCTCAACTACCAGATCGTCCGTTCCGGCGGTTGGGACCTCTACAACTTCACCGGCGGAATCCGCGCCGACGCGCCGGAATGGCTTCCCGACGGACTTCCCGCCGACATCGTCATCTCCTCGCGGGGCATGACGTTCACCATGGCGGAGACGTCGGTTTTCGAGACCACGAACGTCGCGGGCGACCCGCTCTTCATCGTGTTCGCCCCCGAAGGCGGATACGCCGCTTCCGGCCGCGCGCTCGTGTTCGAACCCGCGCGCATCGCCTACTGCGACGAGACCGGGACCGAGCTCTTCGACGTCGGGTACGGTTCCGTCGGCGAGACGGTCAGCTTCGGCTCCTTGCGGCTGATGACCTCCGAGGACCTCGCGCTCGAGAAGTTCGTCACGATGATCGACGAGGCGTTCTCCGGACCCGCGATCTTCAAGTCGACGGTCTACTTCACCTTCGTGACGCTCGTCCTGAACCTGATCCTGGTCCTCGTCCTGTCCGCGATCTTCCTCCTCGTCCGTGTCCGCTACCAGAAGGTGACCGGATTCAAGGAGAACGTGCGGATCGTGATCGCCGCGATGACGATCCCTTCGCTTGTGGGCTTTCTCGTCGGTCTGCTCGGCCTGATGGAGGTCAACGCGTTCACGGTCGTGCTCTTCCAGTTGCTCACGCCGCTGATCGCCCTCATGGCGATCCTGCGCGGATCGAACGTCAGGGAAGTCTCCAACAAGGAAGTCTGA
- the pulA gene encoding type I pullulanase gives MIKKIALILFVSATMLFIPAFKHVEAAASPTDTMVIHYFRYAADYDDGWNMWLWPAAGAGAAYQFDENESGVVLDDFGAVATIDLAANFPSASSIGIIMRKGDWVKKDVDKDRFITVPATSEGGVLHVYFVEGDERIGYSVDDPDGPDRSDKVVNAYFNTLRTIRFTLTSVVTSDKITLKVNGSAAAFTLSLSANTGTITIPANVDLENTYTMEVLFGTELKTYDVTFDGIYDTEAFIDAYGYDGDDLGAVVNATTTDFRLWAPISTSVVLKIYDSGTPSVLSAKDSEATDTPSQTIAMTKDLKGTWIASVPGNLHGKYYTYTVTNGIKTNEVVDPYAKSCGVNGLRGMVVDFSQTNPAGFTYGDRPDTMLNYTDAIIYEVHVRDLTSHSSWEVDSQYESYRGKFLGFTVEGTTYGGVSTGIDHIKELGVTHVQILPFFDYGNAVDESGADDQFNWGYMPLNYNCLEGYYSTDPFDGSVRVNEFKQLMATMSRNDLRVVMDVVYNHTGQSGDSNFNLILPGYYYRMNSDGSFSNGSGTGNETASERYMMSKFMVDSVTFWAEEYNISGFRFDLMALHDTGTMNAIVAALHAIDPTIIVYGEPWTGGGTILSSSIAADKVNLVDMPGVAAFNDDFRNAVKGNPDGTEDGFVQDAKNTSIINRLKYGVAGGVQLPGITLEGRTYGMFWNDNPSQTINYVTAHDNLTLYDKLMYTATYAQRTNGLIKEMQKQANALVLTAQGIPFLHAGSEFMRSKPCVPGDNPDVCVATKYNRNSYQSPDSVNQLRWDLKAQSDNTEVFEYYKDLIALRKAHPAFRMPAAADVEEHLTFLDFGDSSAFGYMISDYANGDSWDNILVIHNTGDFATVTLPSGEDWNLVGNQDGIGDSVIRTYSGGSSMFVMENETVILYQGVVIVPEEPDTGCTFLGIRFGTVFFAFNAVFFAFFIFMRRKH, from the coding sequence GTGATCAAGAAGATCGCATTGATCCTTTTCGTATCCGCCACCATGCTCTTCATCCCCGCGTTCAAACACGTCGAAGCCGCGGCTTCTCCGACCGACACGATGGTCATCCACTATTTCCGCTACGCCGCCGACTATGACGACGGGTGGAACATGTGGCTCTGGCCCGCCGCGGGCGCCGGAGCGGCCTACCAGTTCGATGAAAACGAATCCGGCGTCGTCCTCGACGACTTCGGTGCCGTCGCCACGATCGACCTCGCGGCGAACTTCCCGAGCGCGTCCTCGATCGGCATCATCATGCGCAAGGGCGACTGGGTCAAGAAAGATGTTGACAAGGATCGTTTCATCACCGTCCCCGCGACTTCCGAAGGCGGCGTCCTGCACGTCTACTTCGTCGAAGGCGACGAGCGGATCGGCTACTCCGTCGACGATCCGGACGGCCCCGACCGCAGCGACAAGGTCGTCAACGCCTACTTCAACACCCTCCGCACGATCCGCTTCACACTCACTTCGGTCGTGACGTCCGACAAGATCACGCTCAAGGTCAACGGCTCCGCCGCCGCCTTCACGCTGTCGCTGTCCGCCAACACCGGAACGATCACGATCCCCGCCAACGTCGATCTGGAGAACACCTATACGATGGAGGTTCTGTTCGGCACCGAGCTGAAGACATACGACGTGACCTTCGACGGCATCTACGACACCGAAGCCTTCATCGACGCCTACGGTTACGACGGCGACGACCTCGGCGCCGTCGTGAACGCGACCACCACGGATTTCCGTCTCTGGGCTCCGATCTCGACTTCCGTGGTCCTGAAGATCTACGACTCCGGAACGCCGTCCGTGCTTTCCGCCAAGGATTCCGAAGCGACCGACACGCCTTCCCAGACGATCGCGATGACGAAAGACCTGAAGGGTACCTGGATCGCTTCCGTCCCCGGCAACCTTCACGGCAAATACTACACCTACACCGTCACCAACGGCATCAAGACCAACGAAGTCGTCGACCCGTACGCGAAGAGTTGCGGCGTCAACGGTCTCCGCGGCATGGTCGTCGACTTCAGCCAGACGAATCCCGCCGGCTTCACCTACGGCGACCGTCCCGACACGATGCTCAACTACACGGACGCGATCATCTATGAAGTTCACGTCCGCGACCTCACCAGCCATTCAAGCTGGGAAGTCGACAGCCAGTACGAGTCCTACCGCGGGAAGTTCCTCGGCTTCACCGTCGAAGGCACGACCTACGGCGGCGTGTCGACCGGCATCGACCACATCAAGGAGCTCGGCGTCACCCACGTCCAGATCCTGCCCTTCTTCGATTACGGAAACGCCGTCGACGAGTCGGGCGCGGACGACCAGTTCAACTGGGGCTACATGCCGCTCAACTACAACTGCCTCGAAGGCTACTACTCCACGGATCCGTTCGATGGTTCCGTCCGCGTGAACGAATTCAAGCAGCTGATGGCGACGATGTCCAGAAACGACCTGCGCGTCGTCATGGACGTGGTCTACAACCACACCGGCCAGAGCGGCGACTCCAACTTCAACCTCATCCTCCCCGGCTACTACTACCGCATGAACAGCGACGGCTCGTTCTCGAACGGGTCCGGAACCGGCAATGAGACCGCCTCCGAGCGTTACATGATGAGCAAGTTCATGGTCGATTCCGTCACCTTCTGGGCCGAAGAGTACAACATCTCCGGCTTCCGCTTCGACCTCATGGCGCTCCATGACACGGGCACGATGAACGCGATCGTCGCCGCACTCCACGCGATCGATCCGACGATCATCGTCTACGGCGAGCCGTGGACCGGCGGCGGGACGATCCTCTCCTCGTCGATCGCGGCCGACAAGGTCAACCTGGTCGACATGCCCGGCGTCGCTGCCTTCAACGACGACTTCCGCAACGCCGTCAAGGGCAATCCCGACGGAACCGAGGACGGCTTCGTCCAGGACGCCAAGAACACCTCGATCATCAACCGTCTGAAATACGGCGTTGCCGGCGGCGTCCAGCTCCCGGGCATCACCCTCGAGGGACGGACCTACGGCATGTTCTGGAACGACAATCCGAGCCAGACGATCAACTACGTCACCGCCCACGACAACCTGACGCTGTACGACAAGCTCATGTACACCGCCACCTACGCGCAGCGCACCAACGGACTCATCAAGGAGATGCAGAAGCAGGCCAACGCCCTCGTCCTCACCGCCCAGGGCATCCCGTTCCTGCATGCCGGCTCGGAGTTCATGCGTTCGAAGCCGTGCGTCCCGGGCGACAATCCCGACGTCTGCGTGGCCACCAAGTACAACCGGAACTCCTACCAGTCGCCCGACTCCGTCAACCAGCTTCGCTGGGATCTCAAGGCCCAGAGCGACAACACGGAGGTCTTCGAATATTATAAGGATCTGATCGCGCTCCGCAAGGCCCATCCGGCCTTCCGGATGCCCGCCGCGGCGGATGTGGAAGAGCACCTCACGTTCCTCGATTTCGGCGATTCCTCCGCCTTCGGATACATGATCTCCGACTACGCCAATGGCGATTCCTGGGACAACATCCTGGTGATCCACAACACCGGCGACTTCGCGACCGTCACGCTCCCCTCGGGCGAGGACTGGAACCTCGTCGGGAACCAGGACGGCATCGGCGACTCGGTGATCCGCACCTACTCCGGCGGCTCGTCGATGTTCGTCATGGAGAACGAAACGGTCATCCTCTACCAGGGCGTCGTGATCGTCCCCGAGGAACCGGATACGGGATGCACCTTCCTCGGCATCCGCTTCGGAACCGTCTTCTTCGCCTTCAACGCCGTCTTCTTCGCATTCTTCATCTTCATGAGAAGGAAACACTGA